The sequence TTTCATTTTCTCTTGATTAAgcaaattgttttttttattttttttatttttttatttttttttatcttttttatttttctttattaaattaatttttccaattaagttttaattgattaaaaactttattgaaaaaggttaataaaaaatatctaccgtttttttttttttttctcaaagGGCTACGagaaaataaatctaaatttgaatattaaaaaaaaaaaaaaatgtgaaatcaaaaatatctttccaccaatttttagttttattttttttttttttttttttaattttatttttttttaattttatttttttacctttttttttttttttttttttttatatatggatattatttgtatataaatggtaaataataataataaaaataataaaattaatgacagagaaaatgaagaaaatgaaaaaaataaaaaaaaggataaaatatatgaaaataaaataggaattaatgaaaataataatgaaaataataattaccaaaatgaaaattttatttatacaagCGGAGATAGTAATGATACACAAGAGGGTGATATTTCTGAAATACAAGAAGAATctacaaatgaaaataataaaaaattaaaaaaaagaaaaataaaaaaaaccaaaagtctttatttttataaatgtgTTACAGGGCccgataaattattttttatagttactcaaatttttatattagttccatcattattttttgaaatcaaattgtatgtttaatttttttttttttttaaattattttaattataacatatattaacaatttatttattttctttattaattttattaaattaaataaaattaaattaaataaaaaaaaaagggtacCAATAAGTttagaaatttcaaaaaaattagaaatttcaaattatatcATTACTTTAACATTATtggtttttatattttataatttatataaatgcGCATTTACAAATCCAGGTATAATTACaagaaataatattgaagaaagtaaaaaagataaaataaaattaacaaaattaCAAGCAACTAAAAAAGctttaaagaaatttataaCATCAGGTATGGATGAAATTGCAAATGATGAtccaatttcatcatcatctgatTTTAGTGATagcgatgatgatgatcaaGATGAACaaggtggtagtagtagtgctCGAAATAGTTTTGAAAATAGTGGTGATTTCATCGTAGAAATGGAACAACCCACAAAtagtaacaacaacaacagtaataataataataataataataaaaatagaaatagaaataataacaataataataataataataataataataaaaatcaatcaaaatataaagaaattcaaattgGTGATagtgattttaaatataaatgtaAATTTTGTATTACATGTGGATTATATAGAGAACCAAGATCTTTTCATTGCTCAACTTGTAATAATTGTGTAGAGAATTTTGATCATCATTGTGTTTGGATTGGAAATTGTATTGGTCGTAGAAATTATAgagaatttttttattttataacaaCAACTTTAATTTATGCACTATATCTTTTATCAATGtcaattgtatttttaaatcaaattgtaAATACAACTGAATCACCtgcaaataaaattaataataataatattaatagtaatagtagcaatcacaatagtagtaatgatttaaatgaaaagtttgaaaaatcaataaataatattttatatgcTTTAAGAACTACAAGTGGAGGTTTATGGTAAGTCGAAAAATCTAATTTAAAGATAATCTCAAATCAATGTGATTAATCACCCACACtgtgctttttttttttttttttttttttttttaattttttttttttttaattattgatttttttttttttttaaaaaaaaaaaaaagataaatcaattaactttttcttaattttcctgattactaataatttttatttttagtatttttataattatttttggttttataaTGTCACTGTTGTTAGGATTTTTAGTATCATATCATATAAGATTAACtctttcaaataaatcaacaatcgaggattttaaaaagattttcGAAAACCAAATAAACCCATACGATAAAGGGTGGTTGTTCAacttaaaaattaaactttttaatttcaataatagtaataataatattaatattaataataataatactaataataatattaattcttaaaaaaaaaaaaaaaaataatttcaatattttattttttaaataaataataattaagaattctttctatttttatctaattatttatttaatttaatttattaaatttatttatttatttatttattttttttttttcttttttccaaaattattattattttttgtattatcttggaaaattaaaaatttaatttaaagctTTTTTACGAAGATACAATTatcagtttttttaaatcaaattatttagatttattaattccCTAATAAAggttaataatttacaattatgcttgtattttttaatagttttttttttattttactttcaCATTAAAAGGACAATGAGGCAAATCACCAAAAACTATACAAAGAATCTTTTTTGAGGAAtgtgatttaattttaacttGTTTGTTTCTCATAAactttaatcttttttttttaataaaaaaaaaaaaaaaaaaaaaaaaaaggaaaaaatcTAGttatgatcaaaaaaaaaaaaaaaattagaaataaaaaaaaaaaaaaaatatttaatctCGCCAAATTaagatatttataaaaaaaaaaaaaaatatattaaaatttaaaaaaaaaacaattttgtAATCCAGTGCACTGgatgattattaaaaaattagtaaattgGCAAACATATCAtcaaaatttcttttaaaataatgagTACAcattttaaatctaaaaagttattttgttttttttttatttttctattttttttttttttttctattttttttttttttattattttttattttttttttaatgtaataatttttttttttctaaaaaaagtGTCCTcacaaatatttttaatatatgtatactgtttttattaaataatttacattaatcataaattattaataataaacaccACCCACAGtatcaatcaaaaaaaaaaaaaaaaatcaaaaaaaaccaaaaaaaaaaaaaaaaaaaaaaaaaagggcatcacattataaaaataataaaataactaTTACAATAACTCACACATTCTCTacacaaattattttaaacacaaataatttaaattacccACACCACACATTAAAACCAACAttaacacttttttttataacggTATTGTACACCTAcctttgtaaaaaaaaatatatataaattttttttaaaaaaaataaaaataaaaaaaaaaaaaaaataattaattgcattgtaattttgtttttgatttatcgTCAACTATTACATCCTTTTAAAATTCATTCTAATATTtacacaaaaaataaataacctaataatatttaaaaaaacaatagtaatagtaatagtaatattaataataaaaataatagaaaccattaatgattaaataatttttttttgttattaattttttatttttttatttttccttaATCGTTCAAAGTCattaatctaaaaaaaaaaaaaaagaaaaaaaaaatagtttaaaaactatagtttttattttttttttttatttttttcttgtaattttatttatttatttatttatttttgtaataatataaaaaaaaaaaaaaaaaaaaaacaaaaaaaaaaaacaaaaaaaaaaaaaataaaagatttttaaagatatataaagataaaaagataaaaataaaaataaaaaaataaaaaaatattttttttaaagaaaaatgatttatttaaaaatattagaaaaattaaatcaagcAATTTGGTTATTcgatataaataaaagagtATTGATTTGGGGTAATCAATCatgtaaaaaatataaaaatattgaatcaataacatcattatttaataattcaaatttaataaatgatattaGAAATGGTAAATCAAAACATGAACACATCGATATAATAGAATCCAACGAAAATGGAgagattttaaaacaaatgatatttaaatattcatcaATACATATTAGTGATATGGATGCAAGACAATTATATTTGGATACtagtattaatttattagtaAATCAAGATAGTCATTATTTAGATTACGAAGGTAAACGAATTTTTATATTAGTAGAAGcaattgaagaaattaaatttattcaatcaccattatcatcatcaattgaaaatcataatataaataataatcaaaataatcaaaattctgtaaatattaatagtagtaataaagGACAATATAATAGACCAGAACCATCAAACATGGGATCTTGGGAATGGAATGTTCAAAATGATACAACTAAAGCATctaatcaattttataaaataattggtattgaaaatgattttaataaaaaattgaattttaatgattttattaataaacttGGTATTCAAGAAATTCaaccaataattaataattgtataGAATCAAATAGTTCTTCATTTGAATATCCATTAAGaattaatagaaaaaatgataatttagttagatatattcaattaaagtttgtattattattattattataattatcatttttattaattatttattaatttccaaacttttttttttatttttttttttttttttcaatgaaaaaaaaaagaggtgaaattattaaaaaagatgataaagtttttaaagttttaggAGTTTGTCATGATTTTAGTGAAATTCAAGAAGCAAAAGATAAATTAGAAGAAGAGAGTAAATTTGTTGAAGCATTAATTGGTTGTTTAAAAGCAGGCATTGTTGCATGTAATTCAAATGGTGATTTAACACATTTCAATAAGAGTGCACAAGATTTACATGGATTAGAATTGAACGATAAAACCGATagaaaacaattattagatcaaattttaaaatgttatAGATCACCATAtgaacaaataaatttagaaaaatcaGGTACACCAATTATTAGAGCATTAAGTGgtgaatttataaatgatcaagaaattataattactCCAACttcaaatcaacaacaatcatcattatcaaaatcaaatagaCCAAGATCACAATCAAATTgttcaaatggtaataaatcACAAAAtagattatcaaaaaattatagtacaacaacaacaacaactaataataataataataataataataataataataataataataataataataataataataattcaatttcacaacaacaacaaacacaagTATCAACACAacaaacacaacaacaacaaaatacaACAAATGGAATAGGTGGtgcaacaacatcaacaacagcagcagcagcaacaaTAACATCACCACAACAAATACCAATTGCAACTAAAATTCCAACAAAgataaatgataatgaatttttagTTTTGGCAAGTGGTCAAGAGATTGTTTCAAAAGATGGTAAAACCATTGGTGCATTTGTAGCCTTACATGATATTACTGAAAGAAAACGTAATGAAGTTATACTAAAGAATGCAACAGAGGAGGCACAAAGGgctaatcaattaaaaggtGAATTTTTGGCAAATATTAGTCATGAATTATTGAGTCCAATGAATTCAATCATTGGTATGGTTGGTTTATGTTTAGATGTTGCACCAAGGAATCTAAAGGAAATGTTAAATGATGTTGTGGAGTCGTCAAAGATTCTATTGGATTTACTTCACCAAATTTTAGATTTCACAACATTGGAATCAAATTCATTGGCAGTTAGACCTTTCCCATTCAAGTTACGTGATACattcaatcaattatttaaagttttctATACACGTATCATTGAAAAGAAGATTAGTTTAACCTTTTCAATCGATCCAAATATTGCCGATGATTTCTATGGTGATCAAAATCGTTTAAAACAAATCCTTTCAAATCTAATTGATAATgcaataaaattttcaaattcttcaaatataaataattcaatttcaatcatTGTTGAACAATTAACTcataatcaatttaaaaaatataaagacTCTTTTAGATCAAATTCAAAGACTCATAGTAGATTAAATTCACATGATGATTATAGTATCGATGGTGATTATGATGAtcaagataataatgattcttATTTTGGTAGAGATATTAATGTTTCAGATAATGAATCAGCTGTTGGTGGTTTTAGTGAATTagatgaaaaagataatagtgatgatgatgatgaaaatgatgatgaaaatgatgaaactgatgaaaatgatgatgataccGACGACGATACATCATCAAACACTTCAAGAAATAATAtaagtaataatttattatttcataataataccagtggtggtggtggaggtggtaTTAATAAAcgtgaaaaatttaaaaaaaaagatcgtGAAGGGTTTGTTAatctaaaattttcaattaaagatcGTGGTATTGGTGTACCAGAGGATAAACATGATTTCATTTTCGATAGATTCTTTCAAGTTGATGGTTCATATAGTCGTGTTCAAGGTGGTGTTGGTTTAGGTTTAAGTATTTGCAAAAAGTTAATTGAATTCTTTGGTGGTGCAATTTGGTTTGAAAGTGAAGCATCACAAGGTTCAACTTTTCATTTCATTCTCTCAATTAAAAGTGTTGAAGCACCATCACCAAAATCACCTTCATTACAATCAAGTAATGGTTCAATCAATTCAACcactaaattatttgaatctagtagattaaaaaatgaaatttatattCCATCACTTCCAAATGTTCAAActaaaaaagtgaaaaaagattcaaatgataatggtaataacgATTCAACAAATTATGGTATTTCTTTAAGTAATAGTatgaataatataaatatcaaTGGTAgtacattaaataataataatagtattaataataataataattcaaatgataatggtCCATTAACAAGTCGTACACCATCAAAtagttattataatttcattgcctctttaaataatacatCATTAAAATCTTCAAGTCATAATACTCTTAGTTCAAGTCCAACTGGTTTTAAtggtatttcaaatttaaatattagtggtttaaataatcttagtaatttatcaaataatccaaataatcttaataatataattggtAATActaatggaaataataataccaatggaaataataatagtggtataagtttaaataatagtaataataatattcaaactccaaatggtttaaataatagtcgTGGTTCAAGTTTAATTTCAACACCTTCAactaaaaatgttaaaaaacaACATAGTTGTCCAATGGATTTAATTCAAAGAATTCATTCAATTTGTACACCACGTGGTCCAATTTCCAAAGAATgtggtttaaataatttaccagCTTATTCACCACCAAAATCACCTGGTCGTAGTTTAAGTCACGGTggtaaaaattattcaaatttaattagtaCCCCTAGAGGTGGTGTTGGTTATAGTTCACCACCTATCAacagtagtagtagtagtggggGTGGTAGCAGTACAAATGGTAGCAATAGTGGTAATAGTAGTGCAAATAATTCAACtccttcatcatcttcattatccTCAACTCCATTAACATCTTCAAATACACCATCACCAgtttcaatatcatcaaataatgttaataataataatcaacaacaacaaacacaacCAATTTTATCACCAATTTTACCATTAAAAGATAACTCAATTGATATCtctgatttaaataatattaatagtttaacaccaaattcttcaaattcaaccTCAACAAATGTAACTCAAAGCagttcaaatattattaataatggtaatagtataacaattataaataataatccagtTACTCCAAATGgtaaaaaaatagttataGTTCCATTATTAAGTTTACAATCTGCTTCATCACCAAAACAATCACAACGTGGTTATTCACCAAAACAGCAATACTCTCCAAAACAATATTCACCAAAACAACAATATTCACCAAAACAATATTCACCaaaacagcaacaacaacagcaacaacaacaacaacaattagaaCAATTGAGTGGAAGAATGTCACCACATAAATCCAATTTAAGTAGTACAAATCTTCAtcatattcatcatcatcatattcatcaacaacaatctcaacaacataataatactactgttcattcaaataatttaattttaaataataataataataataataataataataataataataataataataataataataataataataataataataataataataacaacactACAAATACAAGTAATAATCATACATCTGATccatcaaaatcatcaaattcaacacctgaaacatcaccaccaattaGTTCACCAAgaagcaataataataataattgtagtTTAACTACAATAGTAGGAgtaacaacaccaccacaaccatcatcaacaattacTACACCACAATTCCAATCACCACCAATTTTATCAGGAAATAgtggtaatattaatttattaagtaGTAATGGTACAAGCAGCGGTGGAATTGAAATTAGTGGTAGTCAAATGATTCCACAAAAAGTATTGGTAGCAGAAGATAATACAatgaatcaaaaattaataaagacaTTATTAACTAAAAGAGGTTTTGATATTACCATTGCAAAAGATGGTAAACAAGCCTTAGATTTCTATCatgaaagtaaaaataaatcaatactTTATGATTGTATATTAATGGATATTCAAATGCCAGTTTTATCAGGTTTAGAAGCAACTTGTGCAATTCGTGAAATCGAAGCAAATGAAGGTGGTCATATTCCAATCATTGCTGTAACTGCTCATGCAATGAAAGGTGATAAAGAAAAGTTTTTAGAATCTGGTGTTGATGATTATGTAACAAAACCAATTAACCCAAAGTTATTATATGAAGTAATAAATACTCAAATCTGTAAATATATTGAAGAAAATCGTTCATCATCTacaataaatgaaaataaaaatacaattaataataataataataatacaaataataataataataacaataattcaaGTAACcctgttaataataataatagcaatagtaTTGATGCTACTcaacaagaattaaataatgaataaattcGTATTTAAATCTTACaaccattttaatttttttaaataataataaaaaaaacaaaaatactttttttgaCATCAaagtatttaatttaaaattgttatttttattaatttatttttttcaatatcgaatatcattattattttaaattttaccaaaattaGTATTGAtcgatattttaaaatggtTAATAagttcacaaaaaaaaaaaaaataaaaaaaaaaaccaaagggccaaaatgatttttcaaatgattttttcaatttttttttattttttttttatttttttttattttttttttttataaaattttatttttgatttttttatatttatttttttttttaatttttatatttttttttctacaaATTTATTTCTCTACAAAGTGATTTCTTTATATGTGTTGATTGGCACATAGAAATATCTAtttagaaaatataaaatggcTGAAAGACAATCAGCATCATCACCAACTCCTTcttcaccaccacaacaacaacaacaaacacctcaacaaccaccacaataGTATGAttgatcaaataaaaaataaaaaaaaaaaaattatttggattatccACAGAgatcaaaatattaataataaattatttttttaaaattttattttagtttactaaattcaaaaaagaattttaaagtAAAAGTATTAAATGGTAGAGAAGTTGAAAGACAcccattaaattcaattacaaaaacaGAGGATACAGGTAAACCAAaacaatcatcattatcatcaaatgCAAGTTCACTTCAAtcagcagcagcagcagcatcatcatcaacagcaacaacagatATTGATCCattaaacaacaataataataataatacagatATTGATCCATTAAATAATCcattagaaaaaaaacatGATCCACTTTCAGAAACAATTGCAACAATGGGtggattaaaattaataaaagaaaatcattTAACAAATTATGTTGATGAGAATTTTATGCCATGGGATACATTGAAACCATCGATTCTTCAACAAT comes from Dictyostelium discoideum AX4 chromosome 2 chromosome, whole genome shotgun sequence and encodes:
- the dhkI-2 gene encoding HisK family protein kinase — its product is MIYLKILEKLNQAIWLFDINKRVLIWGNQSCKKYKNIESITSLFNNSNLINDIRNGKSKHEHIDIIESNENGEILKQMIFKYSSIHISDMDARQLYLDTSINLLVNQDSHYLDYEGKRIFILVEAIEEIKFIQSPLSSSIENHNINNNQNNQNSVNINSSNKGQYNRPEPSNMGSWEWNVQNDTTKASNQFYKIIGIENDFNKKLNFNDFINKLGIQEIQPIINNCIESNSSSFEYPLRINRKNDNLVRYIQLKGEIIKKDDKVFKVLGVCHDFSEIQEAKDKLEEESKFVEALIGCLKAGIVACNSNGDLTHFNKSAQDLHGLELNDKTDRKQLLDQILKCYRSPYEQINLEKSGTPIIRALSGEFINDQEIIITPTSNQQQSSLSKSNRPRSQSNCSNGNKSQNRLSKNYSTTTTTTNNNNNNNNNNNNNNNNNNNNNSISQQQQTQVSTQQTQQQQNTTNGIGGATTSTTAAAATITSPQQIPIATKIPTKINDNEFLVLASGQEIVSKDGKTIGAFVALHDITERKRNEVILKNATEEAQRANQLKGEFLANISHELLSPMNSIIGMVGLCLDVAPRNLKEMLNDVVESSKILLDLLHQILDFTTLESNSLAVRPFPFKLRDTFNQLFKVFYTRIIEKKISLTFSIDPNIADDFYGDQNRLKQILSNLIDNAIKFSNSSNINNSISIIVEQLTHNQFKKYKDSFRSNSKTHSRLNSHDDYSIDGDYDDQDNNDSYFGRDINVSDNESAVGGFSELDEKDNSDDDDENDDENDETDENDDDTDDDTSSNTSRNNISNNLLFHNNTSGGGGGGINKREKFKKKDREGFVNLKFSIKDRGIGVPEDKHDFIFDRFFQVDGSYSRVQGGVGLGLSICKKLIEFFGGAIWFESEASQGSTFHFILSIKSVEAPSPKSPSLQSSNGSINSTTKLFESSRLKNEIYIPSLPNVQTKKVKKDSNDNGNNDSTNYGISLSNSMNNININGSTLNNNNSINNNNNSNDNGPLTSRTPSNSYYNFIASLNNTSLKSSSHNTLSSSPTGFNGISNLNISGLNNLSNLSNNPNNLNNIIGNTNGNNNTNGNNNSGISLNNSNNNIQTPNGLNNSRGSSLISTPSTKNVKKQHSCPMDLIQRIHSICTPRGPISKECGLNNLPAYSPPKSPGRSLSHGGKNYSNLISTPRGGVGYSSPPINSSSSSGGGSSTNGSNSGNSSANNSTPSSSSLSSTPLTSSNTPSPVSISSNNVNNNNQQQQTQPILSPILPLKDNSIDISDLNNINSLTPNSSNSTSTNVTQSSSNIINNGNSITIINNNPVTPNGKKIVIVPLLSLQSASSPKQSQRGYSPKQQYSPKQYSPKQQYSPKQYSPKQQQQQQQQQQQLEQLSGRMSPHKSNLSSTNLHHIHHHHIHQQQSQQHNNTTVHSNNLILNNNNNNNNNNNNNNNNNNNNNNNNNNNNNNTTNTSNNHTSDPSKSSNSTPETSPPISSPRSNNNNNCSLTTIVGVTTPPQPSSTITTPQFQSPPILSGNSGNINLLSSNGTSSGGIEISGSQMIPQKVLVAEDNTMNQKLIKTLLTKRGFDITIAKDGKQALDFYHESKNKSILYDCILMDIQMPVLSGLEATCAIREIEANEGGHIPIIAVTAHAMKGDKEKFLESGVDDYVTKPINPKLLYEVINTQICKYIEENRSSSTINENKNTINNNNNNTNNNNNNNNSSNPVNNNNSNSIDATQQELNNE